A stretch of the Lolium perenne isolate Kyuss_39 chromosome 3, Kyuss_2.0, whole genome shotgun sequence genome encodes the following:
- the LOC127342843 gene encoding inactive protein kinase SELMODRAFT_444075, producing MASSTKQQQLLLQRKGKTAAEKGAPAAAEKVVVAVRAAIREISKTAIVWALTHVVQPGGSIILLVVIPAQSSGRKFWGFPLFAGDCASGHKTMLDQKSDISELCSQMMLKLHDVYDPSKINVKVKLVSGSPPGVVAAESKRAQASWVVLDKELKHEEKRCVEELQCNIVVMKRSQPKVLRLNLVGSPDKESKGPCSLPPVLDSPAAKTATDVKEPRSSVRGPAVTPSSSPDLATPFGSTEAGTSSVSSSDPGTSPFCASETTTGSLKKEVQTTKDKIQHSDVNISDTDSETLSPSAAFSLQPWMVDILQGSVSARSLGKPPRKTRTATADTLLEKISKLDLLNEISSMRSRSDLNFRGNVRDAVSLVRNAAPGPPPLCSICQHKAPVFGKPPRWFSYAELELATGGFSEANFLAEGGFGSVHRGVLPDGQAIAVKQHKLASSQGDVEFCSEVEVLSCAQHRNVVMLIGFCVEERRRLLVYEYICNGSLDTHLYGRNNKETLEWAARQKIAVGAARGLRYLHEECRVGCIIHRDMRPNNILVTHDFEPLVGDFGLARWQPDGDMGVDTRVIGTFGYLAPEYAQSGQITEKADVYSFGVVLVELVTGRKAVDINRPKGQQFLTEWARHLLEEHAVDELIDPRLGDRYSENEVRCMLHAANLCIRRDPHSRPRMSHVLRLLEGDMVVDSVSVSAPSSDSGSRSWRMANDQPHYQGYSSPARRDSHRVVDRKQPYESLRASWDRDKKSISNRY from the exons ATGGCGAGCTCTACCAAGCAGCAGCAGCTGCTGCTGCAGAGGAAGGGGAAGACCGCCGCCGAGAAGGGCGCGCCAGCTGCTGCCGagaaggtggtggtggcggtgcgtGCGGCCATACGGGAGATCTCCAAGACGGCCATCGTCTGGGCCCTGACGCACGTCGTGCAGCCCGGCGGCAGCATCATACTCCTCGTTGTCATCCCCGCCCAAAGCTCTG GAAGGAAGTTCTGGGGTTTTCCGCTATTTGCGGGAGATTGCGCAagtggccacaagacaatgctgGATCAAAAATCTGATATCTCGGAGCTCTGTTCGCAGATGATGCTCAAACTTCATGACGTTTATGATCCAAGCAAG aTAAATGTGAAGGTTAAGCTTGTTTCTGGATCTCCTCCTGGTGTTGTGGCTGCGGAGTCTAAGCGAGCACAAGCAAGCTGGGTTGTGCTAGACAA GGAGttgaagcatgaagagaagcgTTGCGTCGAAGAGTTACAGTGCAACATTGTTGTCATGAAGCGTTCTCAGCCTAAAGTTCTACGCCTGAATCTTGTGGGATCTCCCGATAAAGAGTCCAAAGGACCCTGCTCACTTCCACCAGTGTTGGATAGTCCTGCTGCTAAAACAGCAACTGATGTAAAAGAACCGCGGAGTTCAGTTCGAGGACCAGCTGTGACACCAAGTAGTAGCCCAGACTTAGCGACGCCTTTCGGAAGCACCGAAGCGGGAACATCTTCTGTCTCAAGTTCAGATCCAGGGACTTCCCCGTTTTGTGCTTctgaaacaacaactggctctttgaAGAAAGAGGTACAAACAACAAAGGATAAGATCCAGCATTCAGATGTCAATATTTCTGATACTGACAGTGAAACATTGAGTCCCTCAGCAGCCTTCTCGCTTCAGCCTTGGATGGTGGACATTTTACAGGGATCTGTATCCGCAAGATCGCTTGGAAAACCTCCACGGAAAACCCGCACTGCAACAGCAGATACTCTGCTTGAGAAGATCTCGAAGTTGGATCTTTTGAATGAAATAAGTTCTATGAGGAGCAGATCAGACTTAAATTTCCGAGGAAATGTCAGGGATGCTGTCTCATTAGTAAGGAATGCAGCTCCTGGGCCACCTCCGTTGTGTTCAATATGTCAGCACAAAGCACCTGTGTTTGGAAAACCTCCTAGGTGGTTTAGTTACGCTGAACTCGAACTTGCAACTGGTGGTTTCTCTGAGGCAAATTTCTTGGCTGAAGGTGGATTTGGATCTGTTCATCGAGGCGTCCTTCCTGATGGTCAGGCAATTGCTGTCAAGCAACATAAGCTTGCTAGTTCCCAAGGTGATGTGGAATTTTGCTCAGAGGTGGAAGTTCTGAGTTGTGCACAACACCGTAATGTTGTAATGCTGATTGGGTTTTGTGTTGAGGAAAGGAGGCGTTTACTTGTTTATGAGTACATCTGCAATGGATCCTTGGATACACATCTTTATG GTCGCAATAATAAAGAAACATTGGAATGGGCAGCTAGACAAAAGATTGCTGTTGGCGCTGCGCGAGGGTTGCGGTATCTACACGAGGAATGCAGAGTTGGCTGTATAATCCATCGTGACATGAGACCAAACAACATCCTTGTCACACATGATTTTGAACCTCTG GTTGGAGATTTTGGTCTGGCACGATGGCAGCCTGATGGAGACATGGGTGTTGATACAAGAGTCATCGGCACATTTGG TTATCTGGCACCAGAGTATGCGCAGAGTGGACAAATAACAGAGAAGGCGGATGTGTACAGTTTTGGGGTTGTGTTAGTTGAACTTGTCACTGGGCGCAAGGCTGTTGACATTAACCGACCGAAGGGCCAGCAGTTTCTAACTGAATGG GCGCGCCATCTCTTGGAGGAGCATGCAGTCGATGAGCTCATAGACCCACGCTTGGGGGACCGCTACAGCGAAAATGAGGTCCGTTGCATGTTGCATGCAGCAAACCTGTGCATACGACGTGATCCCCATTCAAGGCCTCGCATGTCTCAT GTTCTTCGTTTGCTAGAGGGTGACATGGTGgtggattctgtctctgtttcggCCCCGAGTAGTGATTCTGGGAGCAGGAGCTGGCGAATGGCAAATGATCAGCCGCATTATCAGGGCTACAGCAGCCCAGCTCGGAGAGATTCGCATCGAGTGGTTGATAGAAAACAACCGTACGAGTCTTTGAGGGCTTCCTGGGACAGAGACaagaagagcatctctaacagatacTAA